Proteins encoded together in one Carya illinoinensis cultivar Pawnee chromosome 3, C.illinoinensisPawnee_v1, whole genome shotgun sequence window:
- the LOC122305503 gene encoding acetyl-CoA acetyltransferase, cytosolic 1 isoform X1, translating to MAPAAVAPTSDSIKPRDVCIVGVARTPMGGFLGSLSSLPATKLGSIAIEAALKKANVDPSTVQEVIFGNVLSANLGQAPARQAALGAGIPNSVVCTTVNKVCASGMKATMLAAQSIQLGINDVVVAGGMESMSNAPKYIAEARLTSTTIFLSLSIELNRKFSDQILKYRKGSRFGHDSIVDGMLKDGLWDVYGDCAMGSCAELCADKHTITREQQDDFAIQSFERGIAAKDAGAFAWEIVPVEVSGGRGKPSTIVDKDEGLGKFDAAKLRKLRPSFKENGGSVTAGNASSISDGAAALVLVSGETAVKLGLQVIAKIKGYADAAQAPDFFTTAPALAIPKAISNAGLEASQIDFYEINEAFAVVALANQKLLGLNPEKVNVHGGAVALGHPLGCSGARILVTLLGVLKQKNGKCGVGGVCNGGGGASALVVELV from the exons ATGGCTCCAGCAGCAGTGGCACCAACTTCAGATTCGATTAAGCCTAGAG ATGTATGTATTGTTGGTGTTGCACGTACACCAATGGGTGGATTTCTTGGATCTCTTTCATCTTTACCTGCCACTAAGCTTGGCTCTATTGCTATTGAAG CTGCTCTTAAAAAAGCCAACGTCGATCCATCAACTGTTCAAGAAGTTATCTTTGGCAATGTCCTTAGTGCAAATTTAGGGCAGGCTCCTGCCAGACAAGCTGCATTGGGTGCAGGAATACCTAATTCAGTAGTCTGCACCACCGTTAACAAAGTTTGTGCATCAGGGATGAAAG CAACAATGCTTGCCGCACAAAGTATCCAGTTGGGCATCAATGATGTTGTTGTGGCTGGTGGCATGGAAAGCATGTCCAATGCACCTAAGTATATTGCAGAAGCAAGGTTAACATCCACTaccatttttctttcccttaGCATTGAACTCAATCGCAAATTCTCTGATCAGATACTAAAATACAGGAAAGGATCTCGCTTTGGACATGATTCTATTGTGGATGGCATGCTGAAAGATGGTTTATGGGATGTCTATGGTGATTGTGCCATGGGATCATGTGCTGAATTATGTGCAGATAAACATACAATTACAAGGGAGCAGCAG GATGACTTTGCCATCCAGAGCTTTGAGCGAGGAATTGCTGCCAAAGACGCTGGTGCCTTTGCATGGGAAATTGTTCCG GTTGAAGtttctggtggaaggggaaagCCATCAACAATTGTTGACAAGGATGAAGGCCTAGGAAAG TTTGATGCTGCCAAATTAAGGAAGCTCCGTCCTAGTTTCAAGGAGAACGGAGGTTCTGTTACTGCTGGCAATGCTTCAAGTATAAg TGATGGTGCTGCTGCTTTAGTTTTAGTGAGTGGAGAGACGGCAGTAAAACTTGGGCTGCAGGTGATTGCAAAGATCAAAGGGTATGCTGATGCTGCACAG GCGCCAGACTTCTTTACTACTGCTCCAGCTCTTGCAATTCCTAAAGCTATATCAAATGCTGGCTTGGAGGCATCTCAAAttgatttttatgaaataaatgaaGCCTTTGCT GTTGTGGCTCTTGCGAATCAGAAACTGCTTGGACTTAATCCt GAAAAAGTGAATGTGCATGGTGGAGCTGTAGCCTTGGGACATCCTCTAGGTTGTAGTGGAGCACGCATCTTGGTCACACTGTTGGGG GTATTAAAGCAGAAAAATGGGAAATGCGGTGTTGGTGGTGTTTGCAACGGAGGAGGCGGTGCATCTGCCCTTGTTGTAGAGCTTGTATGA
- the LOC122305504 gene encoding protein NOI4 isoform X2, with the protein MAEKGGPLPKFGEWDVNDPASAEGFTVIFNKARNEKKTGGEVDSPPKDDSKYKHGAVLGKPHSKKWCCCIQSAHAES; encoded by the exons ATGGCG GAAAAGGGTGGACCATTGCCAAAGTTTGGGGAATGGGATGTCAATGACCCAGCCTCAGCTGAGGGATTCACAGTAATCTTCAACAAGGCTCGAAATGAGAAAAAGACAGGTGGCGAGGTTGACTCACCACCAAAGGATGACTCAAAATATAAGCATGGAGCAGTTCTTGGGAAACCTCATTCC AAAAAATGGTGTTGCTGCATACAGTCTGCTCATGCAGAATCATGA
- the LOC122305503 gene encoding acetyl-CoA acetyltransferase, cytosolic 1 isoform X2 translates to MAPAAVAPTSDSIKPRDVCIVGVARTPMGGFLGSLSSLPATKLGSIAIEAALKKANVDPSTVQEVIFGNVLSANLGQAPARQAALGAGIPNSVVCTTVNKVCASGMKATMLAAQSIQLGINDVVVAGGMESMSNAPKYIAEARKGSRFGHDSIVDGMLKDGLWDVYGDCAMGSCAELCADKHTITREQQDDFAIQSFERGIAAKDAGAFAWEIVPVEVSGGRGKPSTIVDKDEGLGKFDAAKLRKLRPSFKENGGSVTAGNASSISDGAAALVLVSGETAVKLGLQVIAKIKGYADAAQAPDFFTTAPALAIPKAISNAGLEASQIDFYEINEAFAVVALANQKLLGLNPEKVNVHGGAVALGHPLGCSGARILVTLLGVLKQKNGKCGVGGVCNGGGGASALVVELV, encoded by the exons ATGGCTCCAGCAGCAGTGGCACCAACTTCAGATTCGATTAAGCCTAGAG ATGTATGTATTGTTGGTGTTGCACGTACACCAATGGGTGGATTTCTTGGATCTCTTTCATCTTTACCTGCCACTAAGCTTGGCTCTATTGCTATTGAAG CTGCTCTTAAAAAAGCCAACGTCGATCCATCAACTGTTCAAGAAGTTATCTTTGGCAATGTCCTTAGTGCAAATTTAGGGCAGGCTCCTGCCAGACAAGCTGCATTGGGTGCAGGAATACCTAATTCAGTAGTCTGCACCACCGTTAACAAAGTTTGTGCATCAGGGATGAAAG CAACAATGCTTGCCGCACAAAGTATCCAGTTGGGCATCAATGATGTTGTTGTGGCTGGTGGCATGGAAAGCATGTCCAATGCACCTAAGTATATTGCAGAAGCAAG GAAAGGATCTCGCTTTGGACATGATTCTATTGTGGATGGCATGCTGAAAGATGGTTTATGGGATGTCTATGGTGATTGTGCCATGGGATCATGTGCTGAATTATGTGCAGATAAACATACAATTACAAGGGAGCAGCAG GATGACTTTGCCATCCAGAGCTTTGAGCGAGGAATTGCTGCCAAAGACGCTGGTGCCTTTGCATGGGAAATTGTTCCG GTTGAAGtttctggtggaaggggaaagCCATCAACAATTGTTGACAAGGATGAAGGCCTAGGAAAG TTTGATGCTGCCAAATTAAGGAAGCTCCGTCCTAGTTTCAAGGAGAACGGAGGTTCTGTTACTGCTGGCAATGCTTCAAGTATAAg TGATGGTGCTGCTGCTTTAGTTTTAGTGAGTGGAGAGACGGCAGTAAAACTTGGGCTGCAGGTGATTGCAAAGATCAAAGGGTATGCTGATGCTGCACAG GCGCCAGACTTCTTTACTACTGCTCCAGCTCTTGCAATTCCTAAAGCTATATCAAATGCTGGCTTGGAGGCATCTCAAAttgatttttatgaaataaatgaaGCCTTTGCT GTTGTGGCTCTTGCGAATCAGAAACTGCTTGGACTTAATCCt GAAAAAGTGAATGTGCATGGTGGAGCTGTAGCCTTGGGACATCCTCTAGGTTGTAGTGGAGCACGCATCTTGGTCACACTGTTGGGG GTATTAAAGCAGAAAAATGGGAAATGCGGTGTTGGTGGTGTTTGCAACGGAGGAGGCGGTGCATCTGCCCTTGTTGTAGAGCTTGTATGA
- the LOC122305504 gene encoding protein NOI4 isoform X1, producing the protein MAEKGGPLPKFGEWDVNDPASAEGFTVIFNKARNEKKTGGEVDSPPKDDSKYKHGAVLGKPHSQKKWCCCIQSAHAES; encoded by the exons ATGGCG GAAAAGGGTGGACCATTGCCAAAGTTTGGGGAATGGGATGTCAATGACCCAGCCTCAGCTGAGGGATTCACAGTAATCTTCAACAAGGCTCGAAATGAGAAAAAGACAGGTGGCGAGGTTGACTCACCACCAAAGGATGACTCAAAATATAAGCATGGAGCAGTTCTTGGGAAACCTCATTCC CAGAAAAAATGGTGTTGCTGCATACAGTCTGCTCATGCAGAATCATGA